The window AGGCGGAATCCAAATCATGCTTTGCTGATTCACACCAATATTTTATTGCATTTGATTTATTTTGCAATTACAAATCCTTTTTCAAGTCACACTTAATTTATTCAATAATGTAACATGTAGCAAGTGAAAGCCGTTACGTCGGGCTTTCCTCCTAAAATTTTATTAAAACTTTTACTATTGCGGTGTGTGAAATTTTGAATGCAGAGTAGAGCCAGAATTCACTCTTATTCTGCATTCAGCACTCCGAATTCGACATTTGTTATATATTGTTTCATCTTCGCAAAAACACCGAACAAGCCGCCTGTATGTATGAACATCAGTTTATTGAACTCATTTCCTTGGTAAACGAAATGATCTATCATTCCATAAAATGCTTTGCCTGTATAAGCTGGATCGAATAAAATTCCGGTTTCTTGTGAAATCTCTGTCAAGAGAGACACTTTTTCATCGGAAATATTTTCATAGCCTTCTGTTGAGTAGCCATCAAGAATTTCAAAATCCTTTGAAGTGATTTTGATCCTGAGCTTATATTTTTTTGAACATCTGTTTGCAAGTTCGACAGTAATTTTTTCAAAATCTCCGGATGTCTTTAGTACATTAAATCCAACGATTTTTGACTTTAAATTATAAAGTTTTTTTCCAAGAACGAGTCCAGCAATTGTACCGCCTGAACCAACGGCGGTTATTAAATGACTTGGTTTGTTTTTAATTTTTTTCAATTGTTTTTGGAGTTCATTAACAAATTCGATGTATCCCCAAATTCCAACCTCCGATGATCCTCCCTCGTGAATGAAATAACCTTTCAAACCTTGCATCGCTAATTTTTTGATATCTTTTTCTGCGATTGAATAAATTCGGTTGTACTCCTCCGATGTAACGTATTTTATTTCAGCGCCAAATAATTTGCTTAGGGCTAAATTTCCATCAACAATTTTTTGGTCAGTTCCGCGAAGATATAAAATACATCTTAATCCAAGTTTAGCTGCAACACATGCTGTTGCTCGTGTATGATTTGACTGAATACCGCCGCAAGTTAAAAGCACATTTGCCTTTTTGCTCAGTGCGTCGAAAGCGAGATATTCCAATTTCCTTATTTTATTCCCGGTCCATTCAGTTCCAGTGTAATCATCCCGTTTTATAAGAATTTCAAAACCCTCGTAAAACATAGCGTGAATGGGTGTTGGAAGATTAGCAAGTTCGATTTTGTCTGGGATAATCATACAGTATAAAATTTATAGTTATATGAAAAAAATTATTTATCAATTTGCTTGAGAATTTTCATTTCCCAATTTCTTGAAAAATTCATTCGCTGCGATTAAATCTTGGTCAGTATCGACAGAGATGGAATCATAATCTTGAAAAACTTCGACCTTGATTTTATAACCATTTTCAATCATTCTGAGCTGTTCAAGACTTTCCATTTTCTCCAGCTGGGTTTGTGCAAGTTTATTTATTTGGAGCAAAGCATCTCTTCTATAAACGTAGAGTCCAATATGCCTTAGAAAAATTTTAATATCCAAGATTTTTTCTGCATATGGAATAATCGCCCGAGAAAAGTAAAGTGCATATCCGAATTTGTCAACAACAACTTTCGGCATCGAAGGATTTTTTAAATCCGATTCGTTCTGAAAATTAGTCGCAGCAGTGGAAACTTGAACTTCATCTATTTGCAGTAAAGGTTTAATCGATTTGTCAATTATTTCTCTTTTGATAAAAGGTTCATCTCCTTGAATATTCACAATAATGTCGAATTCAGGATTTTCATTTGCAAAATAAGCAGCTCTGTCCGTCCCGCTTTTCAGATTTTCATGAGTCAGCTCAGCTTGACCGCCAAAGTCTTTCACTACTTTATATATTCTCTGATCGTCAGTTAATACAACTAATCTGTCAAGATAAACGGATTTATTTGCAGATTCGTATGTGTGTTGTATCATAGGTTTATCGCCAATCATTCGCAAAGGCTTTCCTGGCAAACGAATAGATGAATATCTGGCTGGAATAACTCCTAGGATTTTGGACATTAAATCACCTTTGGCACTTTGAAAAATTCTTGTGTTGCATCAGGTGCATTCTTTAATGCCTCATCTCTTGAAATACTAGGTTCAACTTTATCCGCGCGGAAAACATTTTCAACAGGGATCGGATGAGAAAGCGGTTCTACATTTTCAGTATTAATTTGATTCAATTTATCCATGTAATTAAGAATGCTGGTCATTTCTTTTTGGAAACTGACTTCCTCTTCTTCACTTAAACTCAGTTTAGCAAGCTTAGCAATATGTTTTACTTCTTCACGAGTTACAGCCATTAACTACTTCTCATAATTATTTACTATTATTTCTCTCACTTCATTCATTAGAGCAACTTCGGAACTCTTTTCTGTATTTCCATCATGCTCGATCGGCTTATCAATGATAAGTTTTACTTTTCCACTTTTGATATTGAATTTCTTTTTCGGAAGAATTTCATAAGTCCCTTTGATTGTTACAGGAACAATTTTTTTTCCGCTTCGTGTTGCAAGTGTGAAGGCTCCTCTCTTGAAGGATTGAATCGAGCCATCTTTACTGCGGGTTCCTTCTGCAAAAAGAAGGACTGAAACTCCACGTTTTATTTTTTCAATTGCTTGATTTAGACTTTGCATCGCTTTACCAGGATTTTGCCTGTCAATTAAAATATATGGACCTAGTTTCAACTGCCAACCGAAAATGGGAATTTTTGCTAGTTCTTTTTTAAATACGATTCTTAATTGCCCTGGAATTGCTTTCATAACGACCGGGATATCAAACAGACTAACATGGTTAGAAACATAAATATAACTTTCATTGGGCCGCAGATGCTCTTGGCCGATAAATTCAACTTTAACACCTGAAATCCAAAGAATTGAATTT of the Ignavibacteria bacterium genome contains:
- a CDS encoding pyridoxal-phosphate dependent enzyme, whose amino-acid sequence is MIIPDKIELANLPTPIHAMFYEGFEILIKRDDYTGTEWTGNKIRKLEYLAFDALSKKANVLLTCGGIQSNHTRATACVAAKLGLRCILYLRGTDQKIVDGNLALSKLFGAEIKYVTSEEYNRIYSIAEKDIKKLAMQGLKGYFIHEGGSSEVGIWGYIEFVNELQKQLKKIKNKPSHLITAVGSGGTIAGLVLGKKLYNLKSKIVGFNVLKTSGDFEKITVELANRCSKKYKLRIKITSKDFEILDGYSTEGYENISDEKVSLLTEISQETGILFDPAYTGKAFYGMIDHFVYQGNEFNKLMFIHTGGLFGVFAKMKQYITNVEFGVLNAE
- the kdsB gene encoding 3-deoxy-manno-octulosonate cytidylyltransferase, whose translation is MSKILGVIPARYSSIRLPGKPLRMIGDKPMIQHTYESANKSVYLDRLVVLTDDQRIYKVVKDFGGQAELTHENLKSGTDRAAYFANENPEFDIIVNIQGDEPFIKREIIDKSIKPLLQIDEVQVSTAATNFQNESDLKNPSMPKVVVDKFGYALYFSRAIIPYAEKILDIKIFLRHIGLYVYRRDALLQINKLAQTQLEKMESLEQLRMIENGYKIKVEVFQDYDSISVDTDQDLIAANEFFKKLGNENSQAN
- the gatC gene encoding Asp-tRNA(Asn)/Glu-tRNA(Gln) amidotransferase subunit GatC, encoding MAVTREEVKHIAKLAKLSLSEEEEVSFQKEMTSILNYMDKLNQINTENVEPLSHPIPVENVFRADKVEPSISRDEALKNAPDATQEFFKVPKVI
- a CDS encoding 1-acyl-sn-glycerol-3-phosphate acyltransferase; the protein is MISGLITSIKLFTLVVITIVLAIIALITALIEPGGRLYNIVGKVWSNSILWISGVKVEFIGQEHLRPNESYIYVSNHVSLFDIPVVMKAIPGQLRIVFKKELAKIPIFGWQLKLGPYILIDRQNPGKAMQSLNQAIEKIKRGVSVLLFAEGTRSKDGSIQSFKRGAFTLATRSGKKIVPVTIKGTYEILPKKKFNIKSGKVKLIIDKPIEHDGNTEKSSEVALMNEVREIIVNNYEK